The Lycium ferocissimum isolate CSIRO_LF1 chromosome 1, AGI_CSIRO_Lferr_CH_V1, whole genome shotgun sequence genome includes a region encoding these proteins:
- the LOC132049810 gene encoding BTB/POZ domain-containing protein At5g48800: MAMEKHHSQLPSAKCSRHQRYNEWAFRDVPSDISIVVDGGIFSLHKFPLVSRSGRIRKLVAGHRDSDISRIELLSLPGGPESFELAAKFCYGVNFEITPANVAQLCCVSDYLEMTDEYSKNNLGSRAEEYLEVVVTKNLEICVEVLKQCENLLPLADELKIVTRCIDAVASKACVEQIASSFSRLEYSSSGRLHMNRQAKCEGDWWIEDLSVLRIDLYQRVITAMKCRGVRPESIAASLVNYAQKELTKKSKADVVSGSNNGHEKVVVETIVSLMPVEKLVVPITFLFGLLRSAVMLDCTVACRLDLERRIGSQLDIATLDDLLIPSFRNAGDTLFDIDTVHRILVNFSQLEDSDEDMDNVSVFESDSPLTSPSQTALFKVAKLVDSYLAEIAPDANLKLNKFIAIAESLPAHARTTHDGLYRATDVYLKAHQGLSDPDRRRLCKLIDFQKLTQEAGAHAAQNERLPLQSIVQVLYYEQMRLRNALFCSYPDDDHKPMHQSWRINSGALSAAMSPRDNYASLRRENRELKLELARIRMRLNDLEKDHVCMKKNMEKSNSRRFMNSFTKTIGKLNIFGHSSSRESSSPSKRSQVTDSKLTERT, from the exons atgGCCATGGAGAAACACCACTCCCAGCTGCCTAGCGCCAAGTGTTCGCGGCATCAACGTTATAATGAATG GGCGTTTCGAGACGTTCCAAGTGATATATCAATAGTTGTAGATGGTGGCATATTTTCATTGCATAAg TTTCCTCTTGTGTCGAGGAGTGGGAGAATTCGGAAGCTTGTAGCAGGGCACAGGGATTCTGATATTTCAAGAATTGAGCTACTTAGCCTACCAGGTGGACCTGAATCATTTGAGCTTGCAGCCAAATTTTGCTATGGTGTTAACTTTGAGATTACACCTGCAAATGTTGCTCAGCTTTGTTGTGTATCTGATTATCTTGAGATGACTGATGAGTATTCAAAGAACAACCTCGGTTCCCGAGCTGAAGAATATCTTGAGGTTGTTGTAACCAAGAATCTTGAAATCTGTGTTGAAGTCCTAAAACAATGCGAAAATCTACTCCCTTTGGCTGATGAGCTGAAAATAGTTACCCGATGTATCGATGCTGTAGCCTCTAAAGCTTGCGTGGAGCAAATTGCTTCAAGTTTCTCGCGCTTGGAATATAGTAGTTCTGGTAGACTCCATATGAACCGCCAAGCTAAGTGTGAAGGAGACTGGTGGATAGAGGATTTGTCAGTTCTTCGTATCGACTTGTACCAACGAGTCATAACAGCAATGAAATGTCGCGGTGTTAGGCCTGAAAGTATTGCAGCATCACTAGTTAACTACGCCCAGAAGGAGTTGACAAAGAAGTCCAAAGCTGATGTGGTTTCTGGTTCAAATAATGGCCATGAAAAAGTCGTGGTCGAGACAATTGTTAGCCTTATGCCCGTTGAGAAATTGGTTGTTCCAATAACCTTTCTTTTCGGGCTGTTGAGAAGTGCTGTGATGCTTGACTGCACGGTTGCTTGTAGACTTGATCTTGAGAGGCGAATAGGATCTCAATTAGACATAGCTACTCTGGATGATCTTCTGATTCCTTCTTTTCGTAATGCTGGTGACACATTATTCGATATTGACACAGTGCATAGGATCTTGGTTAATTTTTCTCAGCTGGAAGATAGTGACGAAGACATGGATAATGTCTCAGTATTTGAGTCTGATAGCCCTCTTACTTCGCCATCCCAAACTGCATTATTCAAAGTCGCTAAACTGGTGGACAGTTACCTGGCTGAAATTGCACCTGATGCTAACCTAAAGCTGAACAAGTTCATTGCAATTGCCGAAAGTTTACCAGCACATGCTCGTACCACCCATGATGGACTTTACCGAGCAACTGATGTCTACCTCAAA GCTCATCAAGGCTTATCAGATCCAGATAGGAGGAGACTATGCAAGCTGATTGACTTTCAGAAGCTAACACAAGAAGCTGGAGCACACGCTGCACAAAATGAACGCCTCCCACTCCAATCAATTGTACAGGTTCTTTATTACGAGCAAATGAGGCTTCGAAATGCCTTATTTTGTTCTTATCCTGATGATGATCATAAGCCAATGCACCAATCGTGGAGGATCAATAGTGGTGCTCTAAGTGCAGCTATGTCTCCCAGGGATAATTATGCTTCTCTAAGACGAGAAAACAGGGAACTAAAACTTGAACTAGCACGAATTAGGATGAGATTGAATGACCTGGAGAAAGATCATGTttgtatgaagaaaaatatggaaaaatctAACTCCCGGAGATTCATGAATTCCTTCACAAAAACGATTGGCAAGTTGAACATCTTTGGACATAGTTCTTCCAGGGAATCAAGTTCTCCCTCAAAGAGATCCCAAGTTACTGATTCTAAGCTTACAGAAAGAACATGA